A genome region from Halichondria panicea chromosome 15, odHalPani1.1, whole genome shotgun sequence includes the following:
- the LOC135349143 gene encoding E3 ubiquitin-protein ligase TRAF7-like encodes MSGHGSTKPTKFVEEPTALLCPVCKRVYRDPVISIKCGHTFCTSCIESLTSNGLKCPMDGQTCDSGQLVVNRAVKEQIYDLMIHCCHGVLCVKEEFLELDEDGCREVIRLGDRDAHESSCGFAKVVCTIGGSACGVMRRQTLEKHLSICSRIPCPYGEFGCVFSGTSDAVTQHKPQCEYRDESQLLAIAMREMKAVRTNNDELREALAHAVKATEKLGMERSTMAQQLEHQAMTITNLTSRMDKLEADYKNIRIRQTSTSRITSDITPLTGRKTGLGGAKEKRWSMDSMGSTVSMSLDAPRRTDFVWEMPFTVKCIGTFRGHKGTIWSMVIHHNLMYSGSSDGTIKVWATSDLRKGCLKTVAAHKDCTLCLAIGRGILYSAGTDLCLRSWHLETLEEVAFVQKAHDGMVSAMVCSKEYLYTSSFGCIKVWNAVTLKEIHNISGLSQSWVRALEYDKRKDRLYSCSFNKIHIWKGHDDFALLHEMETMYGALYSLAVTKDYIITGTHNQNIQVYDISTLKHICTLSGHIGIVTVLKVSESHNGGYMFSGSSDTTVQVWNLENMLPILALQRHEKPIRSLAIYRDSVFTGSEDMEIKVFRHFKL; translated from the exons ATGTCAGGACACGGCTCTACTAAGCCTACAAAATTTGTGGAGGAACCAACAGCTCTGCTTTGCCCAGTGTGTAAAAGAGTATATCGTGATCCTGTTATCTCCATCAAGTGTGGACACACCTTCTGCACAAGCTGTATTGAATCACTCACTAGTAACGGACTCAAGTGTCCCATGGACGGTCAGACCTGTGACTCAGGACAGCTGGTTGTTAATCGAGCCGTGAAGGAACAGATATACGATCTAATGATTCATTGCTGCCACGGAGTCCTGTGTGTGAAGGAAGAGTTCTTGGAATTGGACGAAGATGGTTGCCGGGAAGTGATTCGGCTTGGTGATCGAGACGCACACGAGAGCAGCTGTGGGTTTGCAAAGGTGGTGTGTACGATCGGAGGCTCAGCGTGTGGGGTCATGAGACGGCAAACGCTAGAGAAACATCTGAGCATATGCAGTAGAATACCATGTCCGTATGGAGAATTTG gCTGTGTGTTCAGTGGTACATCAGATGCAGTGACACAGCACAAGCCTCAGTGTGAGTATAGAGACGAGTCACAGCTGCTCGCCATCGCCATGAGAGAG ATGAAGGCAGTAAGGACAAACAACGACGAGCTGAGAGAGGCGCTGGCTCATGCAGTAAAGGCCACTGAGAAACTTGGTATGGAGCGCAGTACCATGGCTCAGCAGCTGGAGCATCAGGCAAT GACCATCACGAATCTGACATCACGAATGGACAAACTAGAAGCTGACTACAAAAACATTCGTATAAGACAAACCTCGACAAGCAGAATAACATCAGACATCACGCCTCTAACTGGCCGCAAGACAGGATTGGGTGGGGCCAAGGAAAAGAGATGGTCTATGGACTCGATGGGCTCAACGGTTTCAATGTCATTGGACGCCCCGAGAAGAACTGATTTTGTGTGGGAGATGCCTTTCACAGTCAAGTGTATTGGCACTTTCAG agGCCACAAGGGTACCATTTGGTCCATGGTCATCCATCACAACCTGATGTACAGCGGGAGCAGCGATGGTACTATCAAAGTATGGGCCACCTCTGACCTGAGGAAGGGCTGCCTCAAGACAGTGGCCGCTCATAAGGACTGT ACATTGTGTCTTGCCATTGGTCGGGGGATCTTGTACAGTGCTGGTACTGACTTGTGTCTCAGATCATGGCACCTAGAAACACTGGAGGAAGTGGCTTTCGtgcag AAAGCTCATGATGGAATGGTCAGTGCTATGGTGTGTAGTAAGGAATACCTCTACACTTCATCATTCGGCTGTATCAAG GTGTGGAATGCAGTAACGTTGAAGGAGATCCACAACATCAGTGGTCTCTCTCAATCCTGGGTGCGGGCACTCGAGTATGACAAGAGAAAG GACCGACTGTATAGCTGCTCGTTCAACAAGATACACATTTGGAAGGGCCACGATGACTTTGCCCTCCTGCATGAGATGGAGACAATGTATGGAGCTCTGTACTCTCTGGCTGTCACCAAGGATTACATCATCACTG GCACCCACAATCAGAACATCCAGGTGTATGACATCTCCACTCTAAAACATATCTGTACTCTCAGCGGGCATATTGGCATAGTAACAGTGCTCAAAGTGTCTGAATCCCATAATGGTGGGTACATGTTCTCTGGTTCCTCGGACACCACTGTGCAG GTCTGGAACCTGGAAAACATGCTGCCTATCCTGGCGTTACAAAGACACGAGAAACCCATCCGCTCCTTGGCCATTTACCGTGACTCAGTCTTCACCGGCTCAGAGGACATGGAGATTAAA GTATTCCGGCATTTCAAACTCTGA
- the LOC135349146 gene encoding phosphatidylinositol-glycan biosynthesis class F protein-like, with amino-acid sequence MGVSSSVLILLCCIGAFYSIAVLFGAHPIKQFWGNLAWGVLMSLLTCVPSLITVGSSRRHLSRVFIQGRFSRASEIGVYFGCIAALLGAWVGAFPILLDWRRPWQVWPIPCSIAAVALWTCYWIAYLTVQTFWPHLLLITRTPL; translated from the exons CTCCTCTGCTGTATTGGTGCATTTTACAGCATTGCTGTGTTGTTTGGAGCCCACCCAATTAA GCAGTTCTGGGGTAACCTAGCTTGGGGTGTACTGATGTCTCTCCTCACTTGCGTACCTAGCCTGATCACAGTCGGCTCGAGCAGAAGGCACCTCTCGAGAGTATTCATACAGGGCCG TTTCAGTCGAGCTAGTGAGATTGGTGTGTACTTTGGTTGCATTGCTGCACTGTTGGGTGCGTGGGTGGGGGCTTTCCCTATTCTACTGGACTGGCGCAGACCTTGGCAG GTGTGGCCGATACCGTGCAGTATAGCAGCTGTAGCCCTGTGGACATGTTACTGGATAGCGTATCTGACTGTACAAACTTTCTGGCCACATTTGCTTCTAATTACCAGAACACCATTATGA